A single Aspergillus puulaauensis MK2 DNA, chromosome 7, nearly complete sequence DNA region contains:
- a CDS encoding ribose phosphate diphosphokinase subunit PRS1 (COG:F;~EggNog:ENOG410PFQH;~InterPro:IPR029057,IPR000836,IPR000842,IPR029099, IPR005946;~PFAM:PF14572,PF13793;~go_function: GO:0000287 - magnesium ion binding [Evidence IEA];~go_function: GO:0004749 - ribose phosphate diphosphokinase activity [Evidence IEA];~go_process: GO:0009116 - nucleoside metabolic process [Evidence IEA];~go_process: GO:0009156 - ribonucleoside monophosphate biosynthetic process [Evidence IEA];~go_process: GO:0009165 - nucleotide biosynthetic process [Evidence IEA];~go_process: GO:0044249 - cellular biosynthetic process [Evidence IEA]), whose translation MRGVQVFAGGSHPLLTETVCERLGTSPAKVDLGKFSNGETNVNVGVSVRNQDVYIIQSGSEKINDSVMELLIMISACKGGSAKSITAVMPYFPYSRQSKKKSHRGSITARMLANLLTVAGVDHVITLDLHASQMQGFFAKPVDNLFAEPFIARWIRNNVAGWREAVVVSKNAGGTKRVTSLADTLKLNFGIVTTDRRRPKPGTTLADSTVFFEALDQESTPLPKIQDPFVARTHSESIGASQSGESHPDMNEVDTFSTLRPETPSGARRPSELEAVNEYTDVRVRDVITGRLVQGHLVDDDYPPSGPTSVPASGDATPGQPTGADNGEAMQDSMMDSILSTTSSLPGDHALGGSFDAADSSDDEEEGSVGRIPEKEKTITLVGDVRDRTVFLVDDMIDKSGSWIAAAETVVKRGGAKKVYCIATHGLFGDSSLEQMEACASINYIVVTNTFPISPQVAQKSKKLIVIDISSLIAESIRRHHYGESVSALFHLND comes from the exons ATGCGGGGAGTGCAGGTCTTCGCAGGGGGTTCACATCCCCTCCTCACTGAGACAGTCTGCGAGAGGTTAGGTACTTCACCTGCCAAAGTAGACCTTGGAAAATTTAGCAATGGCGAGACCAATGTAAATGTTGGTGTCTCAGTGCGAAATCAAGATGTGTACATCATCCAGAGTGGCAGCGAGAAGATCAATGACAGCGTCATGGAGCTGTTGATCATGATCTCAGCTTGCAAGGGAGGCTCTGCAAAGTCTATCACAG CGGTTATGCC GTACTTCCCATATTCCCGCcaatccaagaagaagagccatCGTGGCTCCATCACCGCGCGTATGCTGGCAAATCTCCTGACAGTCGCTGGGGTCGACCATGTGATTACTTTGGATCTCCAT GCATCCCAAATGCAGGGATTCTTCGCTAAGCCCGTCGACAACCTCTTTGCTGAGCCTTTTATTGCACGTTGGATCCGTAACAATGTTGCCGGCTGGAGGGAGGCTGTTGTCGTAAGCAAAAACGCCGGGGGAACTAAGCGTGTAACGTCATTGGCAGATACACTGAAACTCAACTTTGGCATCGTTACAACAGACAGACGTCGCCCCAAGCCTGGGACGACTCTGGCTGATAGCACGGTTTTCTTTGAAGCTTTGGACCAGGAATCTACACCACTACCCAAAATTCAAGACCCGTTCGTTGCTCGGACTCACAGTGAAAGTATTGGCGCTTCGCAATCAGGGGAATCACACCCTGATATGAATGAAGTTGACACATTCAGTACTTTGCGCCCGGAAACCCCATCAGGTGCCCGACGACCCTCGGAGTTGGAAGCTGTAAATGAATACACCGATGTTCGGGTTCGGGATGTGATCACCGGGCGACTTGTACAAGGCCACCTTGTTGACGATGATTATCCGCCGTCCGGACCTACTTCGGTGCCGGCATCCGGGGATGCAACTCCAGGGCAGCCTACCGGTGCGGATAATGGTGAAGCAATGCAAGATTCAATGATGGATTCTATCCTATCGACTACGTCGTCGTTACCTGGTGATCATGCTCTGGGTGGATcattcgacgccgccgactcttccgacgacgaagaagaaggcagcgTCGGCCGTATCCCCGAAAAAGAGAAGACAATCACATTGGTCGGAGATGTACGAGATAGAACTGTGTTCCTCGTTGATGACATGATCGACAAGTCAGGATCATGGATTGCGGCAGCAGAAACTGTAGTCAAACGCGGCGGGGCCAAGAAGGTCTACTGCATCGCTACCCACGGACTCTTCGGGGACTCATCCCTTGAACAAATGGAGGCGTGCGCGTCTATTAACTACATTGTTGTCACTAATACTTTCCCAATATCTCCGCAAGTGGCTCAAAAATCTAAGAAATTGATTGTCATTGATATCTCAAGCCTTATAGCTGAGAGCATAAGACGCCATCACTATGGTGAAAG TGTCTCGGCCTTGTTCCACCTCAATGACTGA